The Novosphingobium kaempferiae genome includes a window with the following:
- a CDS encoding ribonuclease T2 family protein produces MRLAAALVAAIAVLPAPGFAQAYQCSVPRALDPVGPITPDGPARRTPVAGYTLAASWSPDYCKTSGDTRSMQCNRANGRFGFVLHGLWPEAARGPSPQWCATQPVPSPQLLRENLCMSPSPRLLAHEWAKHGSCMVASPQKYFRVSAILWRSIRWPDADRLSRKKDLTVGDLREEFIAANRGWPREAVGVETSRTGWLRELRLCYGKDFRPARCPTRSYGPTDSTALKIWRGL; encoded by the coding sequence GTGAGGCTGGCCGCCGCCCTCGTCGCGGCGATTGCCGTCCTGCCTGCTCCGGGCTTCGCGCAGGCCTATCAGTGCTCGGTGCCGCGCGCGCTCGATCCGGTCGGTCCCATCACGCCTGATGGTCCTGCGCGCCGGACACCTGTCGCCGGGTACACGCTCGCCGCCAGCTGGTCGCCGGACTATTGCAAGACCAGCGGCGATACGCGCTCGATGCAGTGCAACCGCGCCAACGGACGCTTTGGCTTCGTGCTGCACGGCCTCTGGCCCGAGGCGGCGCGCGGCCCTTCTCCGCAGTGGTGTGCGACGCAGCCGGTGCCTTCCCCCCAACTGCTGCGCGAGAACCTGTGCATGTCGCCCTCGCCGCGCCTGCTGGCGCATGAATGGGCGAAGCACGGCAGTTGCATGGTGGCGAGCCCGCAGAAGTACTTCCGCGTCAGCGCGATTCTGTGGCGCTCGATCCGCTGGCCGGACGCCGACCGCCTGTCGCGCAAGAAAGACCTGACGGTGGGCGACCTGCGTGAGGAGTTCATCGCGGCGAATCGCGGGTGGCCGCGCGAGGCCGTGGGCGTCGAGACGAGCCGCACCGGATGGCTGCGCGAACTCAGGCTCTGCTACGGCAAGGACTTCCGTCCGGCGCGGTGCCCGACGCGGTCTTATGGGCCCACCGATTCGACGGCGCTGAAGATCTGGCGTGGACTCTAA
- a CDS encoding esterase-like activity of phytase family protein translates to MRRSIAFLPLATLLWVTWTHAPEPKRPVDNSPVIAITPVTMPPKRVLDRYLGPFHLEGAWQVTSDNGLVFGYSALVAQPYGRLAAFNDGAHSLWFSPPGAAPSKPRARRIVFEHTQRGKAWHDVESVAYDPASDRYWVGMEGVNAIVRLSPELHQTGRVEPAGMADWGTNTGPEAMTRLADGRFVVIREIPPTLAEPRLHDALLFAGDPVEHPHAQPFRFDGPDNFSVVDMAMLPDGRALVLMRRLLWPMPMRFAGRIVIADTATIRAGGVWRSAPLASLASVLPVDNFEAIAAVPEKDGRITVWIMSDDNAMRVLQRTLLWKLSVDPKQLPWPK, encoded by the coding sequence GTGCGCCGCAGCATCGCCTTCCTGCCCCTTGCGACCTTGCTGTGGGTGACATGGACCCACGCGCCCGAGCCGAAGCGGCCCGTAGACAATTCACCCGTCATCGCGATCACGCCGGTGACGATGCCGCCCAAACGAGTGCTCGACCGATATCTCGGCCCGTTCCATTTGGAGGGTGCATGGCAGGTGACTTCGGACAATGGGCTGGTGTTCGGCTATTCGGCGCTCGTCGCGCAGCCGTATGGGCGGTTGGCAGCTTTCAACGACGGCGCGCATTCGCTGTGGTTCTCTCCGCCCGGAGCCGCGCCGTCGAAGCCGCGGGCGCGGCGGATCGTCTTCGAGCACACCCAGCGCGGCAAGGCGTGGCACGATGTCGAATCGGTGGCCTACGATCCGGCGAGCGACCGTTACTGGGTGGGCATGGAGGGGGTGAACGCGATCGTGCGCCTCTCGCCCGAACTGCACCAGACCGGGCGCGTCGAGCCGGCGGGCATGGCGGACTGGGGCACCAATACCGGGCCGGAAGCGATGACGCGGCTGGCCGACGGTCGCTTCGTGGTGATTCGCGAGATTCCGCCCACGCTTGCCGAACCGCGTCTGCATGACGCCCTCCTGTTCGCGGGCGATCCCGTCGAGCATCCCCACGCGCAGCCGTTCCGGTTCGATGGGCCGGACAATTTCTCGGTCGTCGATATGGCGATGCTGCCTGACGGGCGCGCGCTGGTCCTGATGCGGCGGCTGCTCTGGCCGATGCCGATGCGATTCGCGGGAAGGATCGTCATCGCCGACACCGCGACGATTCGCGCAGGCGGCGTGTGGCGCTCAGCGCCGCTGGCTTCGCTGGCCTCGGTGCTGCCGGTCGACAATTTCGAGGCGATTGCGGCGGTGCCGGAGAAGGACGGGCGGATCACCGTCTGGATCATGTCCGACGACAACGCCATGCGCGTGCTCCAGCGCACGCTGCTGTGGAAGCTGTCGGTCGATCCGAAGCAATTGCCCTGGCCGAAGTAG
- a CDS encoding M23 family metallopeptidase, with translation MPFVALRAAQPGGVAPVAPAAPPKPVALAFTGELTQGGWIRGNLPSGVRSLSLDGMPVKVGPDGAWFVAFDRDAGPQAVLRVSYSNGTLGEQRLAVAPRAWQIENVNIARSTGGPSEAFMALRRPELARIEAARAKVTDAQGWRQRFAWPAKGRISGRFGSQRIYRGEPGAYHSGLDIATGGSGAPFVAPADGVVILAAEKPFTLEGNLLMLDHGMGLNSAFLHCSQILVKEGDHVKQGQVIGRIGMTGRATGPHLHWSIKWNDARLDPLLFTGPMI, from the coding sequence GTGCCCTTCGTGGCGCTGCGCGCGGCACAGCCCGGCGGCGTGGCCCCGGTCGCGCCCGCCGCGCCGCCCAAGCCGGTGGCGCTCGCCTTCACCGGCGAACTGACGCAGGGCGGCTGGATTCGCGGGAATCTGCCGAGCGGCGTGCGCTCGCTCTCGCTCGATGGGATGCCGGTGAAGGTCGGTCCGGACGGTGCCTGGTTCGTTGCCTTCGATCGTGATGCGGGACCGCAGGCGGTCTTGCGCGTCTCCTATTCCAACGGCACGCTGGGCGAACAACGCCTCGCCGTCGCGCCGCGCGCTTGGCAGATCGAGAACGTCAACATCGCGCGTAGTACCGGCGGACCGTCCGAGGCGTTCATGGCTCTGCGCCGTCCCGAACTGGCCCGGATCGAGGCGGCGCGTGCGAAAGTCACTGATGCGCAGGGGTGGCGCCAGCGCTTCGCGTGGCCTGCCAAGGGGCGTATCTCGGGCCGCTTCGGTTCGCAGCGCATCTATCGCGGAGAGCCCGGCGCCTATCACTCCGGCCTCGACATCGCGACCGGCGGCAGCGGCGCGCCGTTCGTGGCTCCGGCCGACGGCGTGGTGATCCTTGCGGCGGAAAAGCCCTTCACGCTGGAGGGCAACCTGCTGATGCTGGATCACGGCATGGGGCTCAACAGCGCGTTCCTCCACTGCTCGCAGATACTTGTGAAAGAAGGCGATCATGTGAAACAGGGGCAGGTGATCGGCCGCATCGGCATGACCGGGCGCGCCACCGGTCCGCACCTGCACTGGTCGATCAAATGGAACGATGCGCGGCTCGATCCGCTGTTGTTCACAGGGCCGATGATCTGA
- a CDS encoding sensor histidine kinase → MSVLPIQPIPFFADKDRAFWRLQAVGWGGAMVLRTMSALANSLPLASLVLVLIATITGFSISLVLSVVYRTLIKKRALVTWGLTILVLPVAVALHAFIDAWVISLWRTEGDASFAQLFVGVFYLDATLLGAWTALYYMVNFYLQVEEQNDQLIRLENQATSAQLAMLRYQLNPHFLFNTLNSISTLVLLKQTEPANAMLSRLSSFLRYTLINKPSARVTVEQEVETLQLYLDIERMRFEERLRTTFDIDSATQHGLLPSLLLQPLVENSIKYAVSQQESGAEITVATQLVGPMLRITVSDTGPGLQSPTTDNRLSGMTYDGGEPVSTGVGLSNIRDRLSQAYGENHRFETIEPLEGGFAVVIELPFERRETTQDIAEPARQPAFVAR, encoded by the coding sequence ATGAGTGTCCTGCCGATCCAGCCGATCCCCTTCTTCGCCGACAAGGACCGCGCCTTCTGGCGGCTTCAGGCCGTGGGCTGGGGCGGGGCGATGGTGCTGCGCACGATGTCGGCGCTCGCCAACAGCCTGCCGCTGGCCTCGCTGGTGCTGGTGCTGATCGCGACGATCACCGGCTTCTCGATCTCGCTAGTGCTCTCGGTGGTCTACCGCACGCTCATCAAGAAGCGTGCGCTGGTCACCTGGGGCTTGACGATCCTGGTGCTGCCGGTCGCGGTCGCGCTGCACGCCTTCATCGACGCCTGGGTGATCTCGCTCTGGCGGACCGAGGGCGACGCCAGCTTCGCGCAGCTCTTCGTCGGCGTGTTCTACCTCGACGCGACGCTGCTCGGCGCGTGGACGGCGCTCTACTACATGGTCAACTTCTACCTTCAGGTGGAGGAGCAGAACGACCAGCTGATCCGGCTGGAGAATCAGGCGACCAGCGCCCAGTTGGCGATGCTGCGCTACCAGCTCAACCCGCACTTCCTGTTCAACACGCTGAACTCGATCTCGACGCTGGTGCTGCTCAAGCAGACCGAGCCCGCCAACGCGATGCTCAGTCGCCTGTCGTCGTTCCTGCGCTACACGCTCATCAACAAGCCCTCCGCGCGCGTCACCGTGGAGCAGGAGGTGGAGACGCTGCAGCTCTACCTCGACATCGAGCGGATGCGCTTCGAGGAACGGCTGCGCACCACGTTCGACATCGATTCCGCCACGCAGCACGGCCTGCTGCCCTCGCTCCTGCTCCAGCCGCTGGTCGAGAATTCGATCAAGTACGCCGTCAGCCAGCAGGAAAGCGGGGCGGAGATCACCGTGGCGACGCAACTCGTCGGCCCCATGCTTCGCATCACCGTCTCGGACACCGGCCCGGGCTTGCAAAGCCCGACGACCGACAACAGGTTGTCGGGCATGACCTACGATGGAGGGGAGCCGGTCTCGACCGGCGTGGGATTGTCCAACATCCGCGATCGCTTGTCGCAGGCCTATGGCGAGAACCACCGCTTCGAGACGATCGAGCCGCTGGAAGGCGGTTTCGCGGTCGTCATCGAGCTTCCTTTCGAACGCCGCGAAACCACGCAGGACATAGCCGAACCCGCGCGTCAGCCCGCATTTGTGGCGCGATGA
- a CDS encoding LytR/AlgR family response regulator transcription factor, with protein MTIRTILVDDEKLAIQGLQLRLEKYPDVEIIDTCANGREAIRKIKTEKPDLVFLDIQMPGFDGFSVVKGVMEIEPPLFVFVTAYQEHAVRAFEANAVNYLMKPVDESKLDDTLARVRQRLAEKRSADEAEKLKTVLAEVAPDAVDQIPEETDPNADRYEKLINIKDRGQIFRIDVDSIEHIEAAGDYMCIRTADNSLILRETMKDLERRLDPRVFQRVHRSTIVNLNQVRQVKPHTNGECFLVLDSGAQVKVSRSYRDVIARFVH; from the coding sequence ATGACAATCCGCACGATCCTTGTCGACGACGAGAAACTCGCCATCCAGGGCCTGCAGCTTCGGCTTGAGAAATACCCCGACGTCGAGATCATCGACACTTGCGCCAACGGGCGCGAGGCCATCCGCAAGATCAAGACCGAAAAGCCCGACCTCGTCTTCCTCGACATCCAGATGCCCGGTTTCGACGGCTTTTCCGTCGTGAAGGGCGTGATGGAAATCGAACCCCCGCTGTTCGTCTTCGTCACCGCCTACCAGGAACACGCCGTCCGCGCCTTCGAGGCGAACGCGGTGAACTACCTGATGAAGCCAGTGGACGAGAGCAAGCTGGACGACACCCTCGCCCGCGTGCGCCAGCGCCTTGCCGAGAAGCGTTCGGCCGACGAGGCGGAAAAGCTCAAGACGGTCCTCGCCGAAGTCGCCCCCGATGCGGTCGACCAGATCCCCGAGGAAACCGACCCCAACGCCGACCGCTACGAAAAGCTCATCAACATCAAGGACCGCGGCCAGATTTTCCGGATCGACGTGGACTCGATCGAGCACATCGAGGCGGCGGGCGACTACATGTGCATCCGCACCGCCGACAACTCGCTGATCCTGCGCGAGACGATGAAGGATCTGGAGCGCCGCCTCGACCCGCGCGTGTTCCAGCGCGTCCATCGCTCCACCATCGTCAACCTCAACCAGGTCCGCCAGGTGAAGCCGCATACCAACGGCGAATGCTTCCTCGTGCTCGATTCGGGCGCGCAGGTGAAGGTGAGCCGCTCGTACCGCGACGTGATCGCACGGTTCGTTCACTGA
- the rpmB gene encoding 50S ribosomal protein L28 yields the protein MSRICELTGKGRQVGCNVSHANNKTKRVFLPNLQNVTLMSEGLDRSFKFRVSTHGLRSVEHNGGLDNWLLKTSDAKLSPRAVKVKRELKKQAAA from the coding sequence ATGTCCCGCATCTGCGAACTGACTGGCAAGGGCCGCCAGGTTGGCTGCAACGTCAGCCACGCGAACAACAAGACCAAGCGCGTCTTCCTGCCCAACCTCCAGAACGTCACGCTGATGTCGGAAGGTCTGGACCGCAGCTTCAAGTTCCGCGTTTCGACGCACGGCCTGCGTTCGGTCGAGCACAACGGCGGCCTCGACAACTGGCTGCTGAAGACCTCGGACGCCAAGCTTTCGCCGCGCGCCGTCAAGGTGAAGCGCGAGCTGAAGAAGCAGGCCGCAGCCTGA
- a CDS encoding DUF2093 domain-containing protein — MLMSSADRPAKLAYGPNGFRVLSPGHYVTCAVTGEKIALEALRYWSVEHQEAYATAEIATRRLTGQA, encoded by the coding sequence ATGTTGATGTCCTCCGCAGACCGCCCCGCAAAGCTCGCCTACGGCCCCAACGGCTTTCGCGTGCTCAGCCCGGGCCACTACGTCACCTGCGCCGTGACCGGTGAGAAGATCGCGCTCGAAGCACTGCGCTACTGGAGCGTTGAGCACCAGGAAGCCTACGCCACGGCCGAGATCGCCACTCGGCGGCTGACCGGGCAGGCGTGA
- a CDS encoding nucleoside deaminase, translating to MTRWPLPEPMALALQEARRAADAGEVPIGAVVVKDGRVLATGRNAPRERHDPTSHAEIEAIRAAARLLGNERLEGCELWVTLEPCAMCAGAIAHARIARLYYAASDPKGGAVEHGARVFEHPQCLHRPEVYSGMGEAESAEMLRGFFRERR from the coding sequence ATGACCCGCTGGCCGCTTCCCGAACCCATGGCGCTTGCCCTCCAGGAAGCGCGCAGAGCCGCCGATGCGGGTGAAGTGCCCATCGGTGCGGTCGTCGTCAAGGACGGGCGGGTTCTAGCCACCGGACGTAATGCGCCGCGCGAGAGGCACGACCCCACCAGCCACGCCGAGATCGAGGCGATTCGGGCCGCCGCGCGCCTGCTCGGCAACGAGCGGCTGGAGGGCTGCGAACTGTGGGTCACGCTGGAGCCCTGCGCCATGTGCGCCGGCGCCATCGCCCACGCCCGCATCGCGCGGCTCTACTACGCGGCCTCGGACCCCAAGGGCGGCGCGGTGGAGCACGGGGCGCGGGTGTTCGAGCATCCGCAGTGCCTGCACCGGCCCGAGGTCTATTCGGGCATGGGGGAGGCCGAATCGGCGGAGATGCTGCGCGGGTTCTTTCGCGAGCGGCGGTGA
- the nadC gene encoding carboxylating nicotinate-nucleotide diphosphorylase — MTQFALPGFDLSAFVTATLAEDLGEGLPGGGRDVTSESVIDADARFSGVMDSRDAITVAGLPIAAAFFRALDPAMDIKILVEEGAQVSPGSDLMRLTGNARAMLTAERSALNTVQHLSGIATMTREYVDAMAGNATLLDTRKTIPGLRHLEKYATRMGGAKNHRMGLWDAAMIKDNHVLVAGGVGPAVARAKAAGVAQIICEVDHLDQIEPAIAAGAHHLLLDNMGPDMLREAVALVAGRVPTEASGGVNLKTIGAIAASGVTYVSVGRLTQSAPAADIGLDFTPL; from the coding sequence ATGACCCAGTTTGCGCTTCCCGGCTTCGACCTCTCCGCCTTCGTCACCGCAACGCTCGCCGAAGACCTCGGCGAAGGGCTTCCCGGCGGCGGGCGTGACGTCACATCCGAAAGCGTGATCGATGCCGACGCCCGGTTCTCCGGCGTCATGGATTCGCGCGACGCGATCACCGTCGCCGGACTGCCCATCGCAGCGGCCTTCTTCCGCGCGCTCGATCCCGCGATGGATATCAAGATTCTCGTCGAGGAAGGCGCGCAGGTCTCGCCCGGATCGGACCTCATGCGCCTGACCGGCAACGCGCGCGCCATGCTGACGGCGGAGCGCAGCGCGCTCAACACCGTGCAGCACCTCTCCGGCATCGCGACGATGACGCGCGAATACGTGGACGCGATGGCGGGTAACGCGACGCTGCTCGACACCCGCAAGACCATCCCCGGCCTGCGTCATCTGGAAAAGTACGCGACCCGCATGGGTGGCGCGAAGAACCATCGCATGGGCCTGTGGGATGCGGCGATGATAAAGGACAACCACGTCCTCGTCGCAGGCGGCGTCGGCCCCGCCGTGGCCCGTGCCAAGGCGGCAGGCGTGGCGCAGATCATCTGCGAGGTCGACCACCTCGACCAGATCGAACCCGCCATCGCTGCGGGCGCACATCACCTGCTGCTCGACAACATGGGCCCCGACATGCTGCGCGAGGCCGTGGCGCTCGTCGCAGGCCGCGTGCCGACCGAAGCCTCGGGCGGGGTCAATCTCAAGACCATCGGCGCCATCGCCGCCAGCGGCGTCACTTACGTTTCCGTTGGCCGCCTGACGCAAAGCGCCCCCGCCGCCGACATCGGACTGGACTTCACCCCGCTGTGA